Proteins encoded together in one Variovorax paradoxus EPS window:
- the aroC gene encoding chorismate synthase: MSGNTFGTLFAVTNFGESHGPAIGCVIDGCPPGMALSEADIQGDLDRRRPGTSRHVTQRNEPDAVQILSGVYEGKTTGTPIALLIQNTDQRSKDYGQIAQQFRPGHADFTYWKKYGIRDPRGGGRSSARLTAPMVAAGAVAKKWLAEKYGMVFRGCMTQIGEIVIPFESWDHVPHNPFFAPIADVSALEDYMDRLRKAGDSCGARIRVTATNVPIGLGEPLFDKLDAEIAYAMMGINAVKAVEIGAGWDSVTQRGTTHGDSITPTGFVTNNAGGILGGISSGQDLEVSIAIKPTSSIISPRQSIDVNNNPVEVVTKGRHDPCVGIRATPIAEAMLALVVMEHVLRNRAQCGDVQTDAQKTEAASPQASFL; this comes from the coding sequence ATGAGCGGCAACACTTTCGGAACACTTTTCGCGGTCACCAATTTCGGCGAATCGCACGGCCCGGCCATCGGCTGCGTCATCGACGGCTGCCCCCCGGGCATGGCATTGAGCGAGGCCGACATCCAGGGCGATCTGGACCGCCGCCGCCCCGGCACCAGCCGCCACGTCACGCAGCGCAACGAACCCGACGCGGTGCAGATCCTCTCCGGCGTGTACGAAGGCAAGACCACCGGCACGCCCATCGCCCTCCTGATCCAGAACACCGACCAGCGCAGCAAGGACTACGGGCAGATCGCCCAGCAGTTCCGCCCCGGCCACGCCGACTTCACCTACTGGAAGAAATACGGCATCCGCGATCCGCGCGGCGGCGGGCGCTCCTCGGCGCGGCTCACGGCGCCCATGGTGGCGGCCGGCGCGGTCGCCAAGAAGTGGCTGGCCGAAAAATACGGCATGGTGTTTCGCGGCTGCATGACGCAGATCGGCGAAATCGTCATCCCCTTCGAGAGCTGGGACCATGTGCCCCACAACCCGTTCTTCGCCCCCATCGCCGACGTGAGCGCGCTGGAGGACTACATGGACCGCCTGCGCAAGGCCGGCGATTCGTGCGGCGCGCGCATTCGGGTCACAGCGACGAACGTGCCCATCGGCCTCGGCGAACCGCTCTTCGACAAGCTCGATGCCGAAATCGCCTACGCGATGATGGGCATCAACGCGGTGAAGGCGGTGGAAATCGGCGCCGGCTGGGACAGCGTCACCCAGCGCGGCACCACGCACGGCGACTCGATCACGCCGACCGGCTTCGTCACCAACAACGCGGGCGGCATCCTGGGCGGCATCAGCTCGGGACAGGACCTCGAGGTGAGCATCGCGATCAAGCCCACGAGCTCGATCATCAGCCCGCGCCAGTCCATCGACGTCAACAACAACCCCGTCGAGGTGGTCACCAAGGGCCGTCATGACCCTTGCGTGGGCATCCGTGCGACGCCCATCGCCGAGGCGATGCTCGCGCTGGTGGTGATGGAGCACGTGCTGCGCAACCGCGCCCAATGCGGTGACGTGCAGACCGACGCGCAGAAGACCGAAGCCGCGTCCCCGCAGGCGTCTTTCCTCTAG